A window from Enterocloster bolteae encodes these proteins:
- a CDS encoding MATE family efflux transporter, with protein sequence MNDKQDLTTGTISKKLIAYALPLLAANLLQSFYSLMDMLVVGRIVGETGLAAISNASMLSFIINSVCIGITMGGTVLAAQYKGAKDEHGQIEIIGTLFTVAFIAAVLVTAAGLAAYRPLFRLLHVPAPAMEDACGYMKIICYGTIFVFGYNAVCSIMKGLGDSKSPLYFVAVATVINLVLDLLLVGPFGMGTEGAACATIFSQGISFVISVFHLKRKDSVFDFRLSHFSIKTDELAAILKVGLPTAVQMASVNLSYLLITGMLNQFGVSVAAASGVGLKINTFAGMPCWAIGQAVTAMAGQNMGAGNIKRVQKTTSTGLCLNLLITLIMVLLVQIFGKQLILLFTPASPEVLEEGILYLRICCSVNSLVYAVMYTFDSFAIGIGSANIAMFNALLDAGIVRLPVSWLLAFPLGLGYPGIYIGQALSPFLPAAAGLLYFKSKGWKNKRIL encoded by the coding sequence ATGAACGATAAACAAGACTTAACAACTGGAACTATTTCCAAAAAGTTAATTGCCTATGCTCTCCCGCTGCTGGCCGCAAATCTGCTCCAGTCATTTTACAGCCTTATGGATATGCTGGTCGTTGGCAGAATCGTGGGAGAAACCGGGCTTGCCGCAATCAGCAACGCCTCTATGCTCAGTTTTATTATCAACTCTGTGTGTATCGGCATTACAATGGGCGGTACGGTATTAGCCGCCCAGTATAAAGGGGCAAAGGATGAACACGGCCAGATTGAGATAATCGGAACCTTATTCACAGTTGCTTTTATTGCGGCAGTCCTTGTCACCGCAGCCGGTCTGGCCGCCTACAGGCCGCTTTTCCGGTTGCTGCATGTACCTGCGCCTGCAATGGAGGACGCCTGCGGATATATGAAAATCATCTGTTATGGAACCATATTTGTATTTGGCTATAACGCAGTCTGCTCCATCATGAAGGGATTGGGAGATTCCAAAAGCCCGCTTTATTTTGTGGCGGTTGCAACAGTGATCAATCTTGTTTTGGATCTTCTTCTGGTAGGTCCTTTTGGCATGGGCACCGAAGGCGCCGCCTGCGCAACCATTTTTTCACAGGGGATTTCCTTTGTAATCTCCGTGTTCCATTTGAAGCGGAAAGATTCTGTTTTCGACTTTCGGCTATCTCACTTTTCTATAAAAACCGACGAGCTGGCGGCCATCCTGAAAGTCGGTCTTCCCACAGCGGTACAAATGGCTTCCGTCAATCTTTCCTATCTCCTGATTACGGGAATGCTCAATCAATTTGGCGTATCTGTGGCTGCTGCATCTGGTGTGGGATTAAAAATCAATACGTTTGCCGGTATGCCCTGCTGGGCAATCGGTCAGGCGGTGACAGCCATGGCAGGCCAGAATATGGGCGCTGGCAATATAAAACGCGTGCAAAAAACAACCAGTACAGGGCTTTGCCTAAATCTTCTTATTACACTTATTATGGTTTTACTGGTACAGATTTTTGGAAAGCAGCTCATTCTCCTGTTTACCCCGGCAAGCCCGGAAGTACTTGAGGAAGGAATCCTGTATTTAAGAATATGCTGCAGTGTAAACAGCCTGGTATACGCGGTCATGTATACCTTTGATTCCTTTGCCATCGGTATCGGATCTGCAAATATTGCCATGTTCAACGCACTGTTGGATGCGGGCATTGTCAGGCTTCCGGTAAGCTGGCTGCTGGCATTCCCCCTCGGTCTTGGTTATCCGGGCATATATATCGGTCAGGCCCTCTCTCCGTTTCTTCCTGCTGCCGCCGGATTACTCTATTTTAAGAGTAAAGGATGGAAGAATAAAAGAATCCTTTAA
- the abc-f gene encoding ribosomal protection-like ABC-F family protein translates to MKGTNMNLSFGLEVIYEDADFHIDAHDKAGIVGVNGAGKTTLFHVLMHEQELDSGTVSTGHLRIGYLPQEIILENESCTVLEYLQSGRPIQKLENELNQIYQQLESADSSEHAQLFKQMEKLQSRLESLDYYEADSILLHIIDRMQIDIDLLGMPLGNLSGGQKSQIAFARVLYAKSDILLLDEPTNHLDAAAKEFVTGFLKNYKGTVLIISHDISFLNQIINKILFINKATHKISVYDGSYDTYKQKYAQEQRLREQAIVQEEKEILELEEFVRRANQASRTNHALKRMGQERALRLEKKRRAKQTRDRIYKRIKMDIHPLRECAAILLEAEHLSFHYPNQPPLYRDLSFQINGKERFLVVGENGVGKSTLLKLIMGILSPDAGNIHFHPKTDVAYYAQELEQLDLQKTVLENAWTDGYSVKQLRSVLSNFLFYADDIHKKAEVLSPGEKARIALCKVLLQRANFLVLDEPTNHLDPETQSIIGGNFHLFEGTIMAVSHNPWFVEQLGINRVLILPSGRIVDYSRELLEYYYGLNSEEEL, encoded by the coding sequence ATGAAAGGAACAAACATGAATCTCTCCTTTGGATTGGAAGTCATCTATGAAGATGCGGATTTTCATATAGACGCTCACGACAAAGCGGGCATTGTGGGAGTAAACGGCGCAGGAAAAACAACCCTGTTCCATGTTTTGATGCATGAACAGGAATTAGACAGCGGCACCGTATCCACCGGCCATTTACGAATCGGATATCTTCCGCAGGAAATCATCCTTGAGAACGAATCCTGCACCGTGCTTGAATACCTGCAGAGCGGACGGCCGATTCAAAAACTGGAAAACGAACTGAACCAGATTTACCAACAGTTGGAAAGCGCCGATTCATCGGAGCACGCCCAACTGTTTAAGCAGATGGAGAAGCTTCAGTCCCGCTTGGAATCGTTAGATTATTACGAGGCAGACAGCATTCTTCTTCATATCATTGACCGTATGCAAATTGATATTGACTTACTGGGCATGCCCCTTGGCAATCTGTCCGGCGGGCAGAAATCGCAGATAGCCTTTGCCCGTGTTCTGTATGCAAAATCCGACATTCTGCTTTTAGATGAACCGACAAATCATTTAGATGCGGCAGCCAAAGAATTCGTAACCGGATTTCTGAAAAATTACAAAGGCACGGTGCTGATTATCAGCCATGATATCAGCTTTCTAAACCAGATTATCAATAAAATCCTGTTTATTAACAAAGCCACACACAAAATTTCCGTCTATGACGGCAGCTATGATACCTACAAACAGAAGTATGCACAGGAACAGCGTTTGCGGGAACAGGCCATTGTGCAGGAGGAAAAGGAGATCCTGGAACTGGAGGAATTTGTCCGCAGGGCAAACCAGGCAAGCCGGACCAACCATGCGCTCAAGCGTATGGGACAGGAACGCGCCCTTCGCCTGGAGAAAAAGCGAAGGGCGAAGCAGACCCGCGACCGGATCTACAAACGTATAAAAATGGACATCCACCCCTTGCGTGAGTGTGCCGCTATTTTGCTGGAAGCAGAACACCTGTCCTTTCACTATCCAAACCAGCCGCCCCTATACCGCGATTTATCCTTTCAAATAAATGGAAAAGAACGGTTTTTAGTTGTTGGGGAAAATGGTGTCGGAAAGTCTACGCTGCTTAAACTGATCATGGGAATCCTTTCTCCCGATGCGGGAAATATCCATTTTCATCCCAAAACCGATGTGGCTTACTATGCCCAGGAGCTGGAACAGCTTGATCTGCAGAAAACAGTACTGGAAAATGCCTGGACGGATGGATATTCGGTAAAGCAGCTTCGCTCTGTTTTAAGCAATTTTCTCTTTTATGCAGACGATATCCATAAAAAAGCAGAGGTCCTGTCCCCCGGTGAAAAGGCCCGCATTGCGCTTTGCAAGGTTCTGCTTCAACGGGCGAACTTCTTAGTACTCGATGAGCCTACAAACCACCTGGATCCTGAAACGCAGAGCATCATCGGAGGCAACTTCCATCTTTTTGAGGGCACGATTATGGCTGTCAGCCATAACCCCTGGTTTGTAGAGCAGCTCGGCATTAACCGGGTACTGATCCTGCCATCCGGCAGAATCGTGGATTACTCCCGGGAATTGTTAGAATACTATTATGGATTAAATTCAGAGGAGGAGTTATAA